In Papaver somniferum cultivar HN1 chromosome 1, ASM357369v1, whole genome shotgun sequence, a genomic segment contains:
- the LOC113293876 gene encoding probable beta-D-xylosidase 5 — protein sequence MGSVVSTKARAMYNVGLAGLTYWSPNVNVFRDPRWGRGQETPGEDPFIVSKYGVNYVRGLQEIGPDGNVTSNALKVSSCCKHYTAYDVDHWKEVDRFYFDAKVTLQDMEDTYQPPFKSCVIEGHVSSVMCSYNKVNGVPSCADPDLLKGIVRDQWGLDGYIVSDCDSLEVYHNRTHYTATPEDAVALALTAGLDMNCGKYLGDYTENSVKQGKVSESIVDQALVNNYVVLMRLGFFNGDPAKQPFGKLGPSDVFTQDHQNLALEAAKQGIILLDNNGILPLNPKTTKTLAVIGPNANATEVMISNYAGIPCKYISPLQGLEKYAAVTYEPGCAGVSCSDGNFIENAVHAAAKTDAVVIVVGLDQSMEREGWDRVNLTLPGLQEKLVTDVADSASGPMVLVIMSGSPIDVSFAKNLSKVVGILWVGYPGQSGGEAIAQVIFGDYNPGVK from the exons ATGGGGAGTGTGGTTTCCACTAAAGCTAGGGCTATGTATAATGTGGGTCTTGCAGGGTTAACATATTGGAGTCCTAATGTTAACGTTTTTAGGGATCCTAGATGGGGTAGAGGGCAAGAGACTCCAGGTGAGGACCCCTTTATTGTGTCCAAGTATGGCGTGAATTATGTTCGTGGACTTCAAGAGATAGGTCCAGACGGGAATGTCACAAGTAATGCACTTAAAGTCTCGAGTTGTTGCAAGCACTATACTGCCTATGATGTGGATCATTGGAAAGAAGTTGATCGCTTTTACTTTGATGCAAAG GTCACATTGCAAGATATGGAGGATACGTATCAGCCACCATTTAAGAGCTGTGTTATTGAAGGACATGTTAGCAGTGTGATGTGTTCATACAATAAGGTGAATGGTGTTCCTAGTTGTGCTGATCCCGATCTTCTTAAAGGAATAGTAAGAGATCAATGGGGCCTTGATGG ATATATTGTTTCTGACTGTGACTCACTTGAGGTCTACCACAACCGAACCCATTACACTGCAACTCCTGAAGATGCTGTTGCGTTGGCTCTAACAGCAG GTTTAGATATGAATTGTGGTAAATACTTAGGTGACTATACAGAAAATTCAGTTAAACAAGGCAAAGTTTCAGAATCAATTGTGGACCAAGCGCTGGTTAACAATTACGTGGTGTTGATGAGATTAGGTTTCTTTAATGGAGATCCTGCTAAACAACCTTTTGGTAAACTAGGACCATCTGATGTATTTACCCAGGATCATCAAAATTTAGCCCTTGAAGCAGCTAAACAAGGGATAATCTTGTTGGACAATAATGGAATCCTTCCTTTGAATCCTAAAACCACAAAAACTCTAGCCGTTATAGGTCCAAATGCTAATGCTACAGAAGTTATGATAAGTAATTATGCGGGTATCCCTTGTAAGTACATTAGTCCTCTTCAAGGGCTTGAAAAGTATGCGGCAGTGACTTACGAACCAGGGTGCGCCGGTGTTAGCTGTAGTGATGGAAATTTTATAGAAAATGCTGTGCATGCTGCAGCAAAAACTGATGCAGTCGTGATAGTAGTGGGACTTGATCAGTCTATGGAAAGGGAAGGCTGGGATAGAGTGAACTTGACATTGCCGGGATTACAAGAGAAACTTGTTACGGATGTGGCTGATTCAGCAAGTGGTCCAATGGTTCTTGTTATCATGTCAGGGAGTCCAATTGATGTATCATTTGCGAAAAATTTGAGTAAAGTAGTAGGGATTTTGTGGGTTGGTTATCCTGGTCAATCTGGAGGAGAGGCCATAGCTCAAGTCATATTTGGAGACTACAATCCAG GTGTGAAGTGA
- the LOC113331038 gene encoding basic 7S globulin-like, translating to MASFLPIQSSFFPLFFATTILLVFCNVCFSNAQPTSSSRPQGLVLPVTKDGSALQYLTSIMQSTPLVSESLVVDLAGEYLWVDCENGYVSSSNRTLNCFGRECSKLQLSSRACLHKPAQPRYKSFMGCLVFPSNKLPGGNFTSGYLTSDVVSTQSCINGSTTGPYVTARKFSFGCGSTSLLKGLANGVKGMAGFGPFGVSVPSQLSSAFRIPRVFAMCLPSSTSSKGVIFIGGGPYKMQPGIDLSTSFTYTPFYTNATAYYSSEYHIRVKSITVCGKKVPVDGDSLDNGFIKSANINTMIPYTVLRTSIYNAFSSIFIEKAKSLNITRMASVAPFGVCFDSKNMISTRLGALVPEINLVLHTDRVVWRIFGSNSMVQVSDKVSCLGFVDGGNEACLVIGGNQLEDNLLEFNLAKMRLGFTTTLGRQTTCSNFNFKI from the coding sequence ATGGCTTCTTTTTTACCAATTCAGTCATCTTTTTTTCCATTGTTCTTTGCTACTACTATACTTCTTGTATTTTGCAATGTTTGTTTTTCAAATGCTCAACCTACGTCTTCATCTCGGCCCCAAGGGCTCGTCCTTCCAGTAACTAAAGATGGTTCAGCTCTTCAATATCTGACTTCCATTATGCAAAGTACACCTCTAGTCTCTGAAAGCCTAGTTGTTGATCTAGCAGGTGAATACCTATGGGTTGACTGTGAGAATGGCTATGTTTCCTCATCAAACCGCACTCTCAATTGCTTCGGAAGAGAGTGCTCCAAGCTTCAGTTGAGCTCTAGAGCATGTCTGCACAAACCAGCACAGCCGAGGTATAAATCCTTTATGGGATGCCTTGTTTTCCCTAGCAATAAGTTGCCAGGTGGGAATTTCACCTCCGGTTATCTTACTTCAGATGTTGTATCCACACAGTCATGTATAAATGGTTCTACCACAGGTCCATATGTAACGGCTCGTAAGTTTTCATTTGGCTGTGGATCAACTTCTCTGCTAAAGGGACTCGCCAATGGTGTTAAAGGAATGGCTGGTTTTGGACCTTTTGGAGTTTCAGTACCTTCTCAGCTTTCATCGGCCTTTCGTATCCCAAGAGTATTTGCAATGTGCTTACCATCGTCAACATCATCCAAAGGCGTCATATTTATTGGCGGGGGACCTTACAAAATGCAACCAGGAATTGATCTATCAACTTCATTTACCTACACTCCATTCTATACCAATGCTACTGCTTATTATTCATCTGAGTATCACATTCGGGTAAAATCAATCACTGTCTGCGGCAAGAAAGTTCCGGTTGATGGTGATTCTTTGGACAATGGGTTCATTAAATCAGCAAATATTAACACCATGATTCCCTACACTGTTTTGCGCACATCAATTTATAATGCGTTCTCCAGCATCTTTATCGAGAAAGCTAAATCTTTGAATATTACGAGGATGGCTTCGGTTGCACCTTTCGGTGTTTGTTTTGATTCAAAGAACATGATAAGTACACGGCTGGGAGCTCTTGTGCCGGAGATCAATCTTGTCTTGCATACCGACAGAGTAGTTTGGAGGATATTCGGATCAAATTCTATGGTGCAGGTTAGTGACAAAGTATCGTGTTTGGGATTTGTTGATGGAGGTAATGAGGCATGCCTTGTTATTGGTGGGAATCAGTTGGAAGACAATCTATTGGAGTTTAATCTTGCTAAAATGAGGTTAGGGTTTACTACAACACTCGGTAGACAAACAACTTGTTCTAACTTCAATTTCAAAATATAA